Genomic window (Sphingosinicella microcystinivorans):
GGAGGCGAGTACCTCGCGCTCGGTCATGCCGCCGAGACGCGCCATCAGCTCCGCCTCACCGATCCCGCGGCCATGAGGAAAGACGCCCGAATCGCTTCCGAACACGATGCGGACGCCGGCGCGCCGCGCCGCGCCGAACATACGGCCCATGACAGCGGCGATTTCGGCGTTCCGTGCATCGACGTCGGGCGGATAGACCCCGGTTCCGACCGTTTCCCGCAGATAGTTGAGCGCGGAAAGCGTGGGCGAGAAGGTGATGCCCCGCTCGCGCATGAGGCGCGCCTCGTTCTCCTGCCCGAAGGTGCCGTGCTCGATCGTGTCGAAGCCGGCGCGGATCGCCGCGGCTGTACCTTCGGCGCCGCTCGCGTGCGCCGTGGCGCGCATGTTGAGGCTATGCGCGGTATCGACGATCGCGCGCAGCTCCGCATCGGTGAATTGGGCGACCCGCCCGCCGACACGGGTCTGCCAGCCGCCGGTGGCCATGACCTTTATGGCGTCCGCGCCGTTGCGCGCGGCCAGCCTGACCCGTGCCGTGCATTCGTCGACGCCGGTGCAGGTCGTGCCCCGGTCGAGGGCATCCATCACGTCCGGGTTCATGCCGGTGAGCTGACCGTGCCCGCCGATAATCGAAAGCATGGCGGCCGAGACGACCCGGGGGGCCGGGTGCAGCCCCGCCGCCGCCGCATCCCGCACCGCCTGGCTCAGGAACTGGTCGGGGCCGAGGTCGCGGACCGTCGTGAAGCCGGTCTGCACGAGCGTATTCGCATTGTGCAGCGCCACGGCGACGCCGTACTGAGGCGTCTGATTGACCGCGCTCGCCCTGACGGTCGGGTCGCTGATCAGGTGAACGTGGGTGTCGATGAGGCCGGGCATCAG
Coding sequences:
- a CDS encoding metal-dependent hydrolase family protein, yielding MFRALLAIMAAASPAAAAEAVFIHAGALITDAAAPPRGPATVVVENGRIAAIHDGAIAPAPGARLIDLSRYSLMPGLIDTHVHLISDPTVRASAVNQTPQYGVAVALHNANTLVQTGFTTVRDLGPDQFLSQAVRDAAAAGLHPAPRVVSAAMLSIIGGHGQLTGMNPDVMDALDRGTTCTGVDECTARVRLAARNGADAIKVMATGGWQTRVGGRVAQFTDAELRAIVDTAHSLNMRATAHASGAEGTAAAIRAGFDTIEHGTFGQENEARLMRERGITFSPTLSALNYLRETVGTGVYPPDVDARNAEIAAVMGRMFGAARRAGVRIVFGSDSGVFPHGRGIGEAELMARLGGMTEREVLASATTVAAEVLGLSNETGRIATGMAADLIAVDGDPLRDLSALRRVRFVMARGRVVRQD